Proteins co-encoded in one Streptomyces sp. NBC_01283 genomic window:
- a CDS encoding D-arabinono-1,4-lactone oxidase, with protein MTDALATGRDGAVTNWAGNITFSARELHRPASQDALRSLVAGSRQVRVLGSGHSFNRIADVDSDAAGTALVSLSALEPSVDVDTAARTVRVSGGVRYAELARHVASFGLALPNMASLPHISVAGSVATGTHGSGNGNRSLAEIVRAVELVAADGETRVLSRGDDGFDGAVVSLGALGVVSALTLDLEPDYSVSQHVFGELHLKRLDFDAVTSAAYSVSLFTDWRGPRFNQVWLKQRGDAPVDFPWAAPVSEPRHPVPGMPAANCTEQLGVPGSWHERLPHFRAEFTPSSGAELQSEYLLPREHALAALHALAALREEVAPVLQVCEVRTVAADAQWLSPAHGRDTVAFHFTWVPEAAAVLPVIELVEGRLARFAARPHWGKVFAADPADLGDRYPHAAEFTELAQRLDPQGKFRNAFVRSFMAPFLSPDR; from the coding sequence ATGACTGACGCCTTGGCCACCGGCCGGGACGGCGCCGTGACCAACTGGGCCGGGAACATCACCTTCTCGGCCCGTGAGCTGCACCGGCCCGCCTCGCAGGATGCCCTGCGGTCGCTCGTCGCGGGCAGCAGACAGGTGCGGGTGCTCGGCAGCGGCCACTCGTTCAACCGGATCGCCGACGTGGACAGCGACGCCGCGGGCACGGCCCTGGTCTCCCTCTCCGCGCTCGAACCGTCCGTCGACGTGGACACCGCGGCGCGCACCGTGCGCGTGTCCGGTGGTGTGCGGTACGCCGAACTGGCCCGGCATGTCGCCTCGTTCGGGCTCGCGCTGCCCAACATGGCCTCCCTGCCGCACATCTCGGTGGCCGGATCGGTCGCCACCGGAACGCACGGCTCGGGCAACGGCAACCGGTCGCTGGCGGAGATCGTCCGCGCGGTAGAGCTGGTGGCCGCCGACGGCGAGACCCGCGTGCTGAGCCGCGGCGACGACGGGTTCGACGGCGCCGTGGTCTCGCTCGGCGCACTCGGCGTCGTCAGCGCCCTCACCCTCGACCTGGAGCCCGACTACTCGGTCAGCCAGCACGTGTTCGGCGAACTCCACCTGAAACGTCTCGACTTCGACGCCGTGACATCGGCGGCGTACAGCGTGAGTCTGTTCACGGACTGGCGCGGGCCACGCTTCAACCAGGTGTGGCTCAAGCAGCGCGGCGACGCCCCCGTCGACTTCCCGTGGGCGGCGCCCGTGAGCGAGCCCCGGCATCCCGTACCGGGCATGCCCGCCGCCAACTGCACCGAGCAGCTGGGCGTGCCGGGCTCCTGGCACGAGCGGCTGCCGCACTTCCGGGCCGAGTTCACGCCGAGCAGCGGCGCCGAGCTCCAGTCGGAGTATCTGCTGCCGCGCGAACACGCCCTGGCCGCTCTGCACGCCCTGGCCGCCCTCAGGGAAGAGGTGGCCCCCGTCCTCCAGGTGTGCGAGGTGCGCACGGTCGCTGCCGACGCCCAGTGGCTCAGCCCCGCACACGGCCGGGACACCGTCGCGTTCCACTTCACCTGGGTGCCGGAGGCGGCTGCCGTGCTTCCGGTGATCGAGCTCGTCGAGGGGCGCCTGGCGCGGTTCGCGGCCCGGCCGCACTGGGGCAAGGTGTTCGCCGCCGACCCGGCGGATCTTGGCGACCGTTATCCGCACGCGGCCGAATTCACGGAGCTGGCCCAACGCCTCGATCCACAGGGGAAGTTCCGCAACGCCTTCGTGCGCTCGTTCATGGCCCCCTTCCTCTCGCCCGATCGCTGA